A stretch of the Filimonas lacunae genome encodes the following:
- a CDS encoding glycosyltransferase family 9 protein: MNHKARIWKRSVPPKRVLAIRLQAMGDLVITLPYLQALRDSLPPGTQLDLLTRQEVAAIPQHLHLFNRVFAIGGGRVFKRQFLYAIFLLPRLMLRRYDVVLDLQNNKLSRMVRLVLRPRAWTEFDRLSPISAGLRNQNTIAAVGLGNHAAAFHLCLREPVDTAGLLRRNGWDGVSGLVVLNPAGAFATRHWPVENYVSFARQWLQHFPQTQFLVIGVPLVAEKATFFQRQLGGRLINLVSKTTPVEAFALLQQVRLTLTEDSGLMHMSWVQGIATLALFGSTRSDWSAPLGRHSLLLHSGDLPCGSCMREQCLHGNTPCLTRYTPEQVLAAALALVAAATAGA, encoded by the coding sequence ATGAACCATAAAGCCCGCATATGGAAACGATCTGTGCCGCCTAAGCGTGTGCTGGCTATTCGCCTGCAGGCAATGGGCGACCTGGTAATTACCCTGCCTTATTTACAGGCATTGCGCGATAGTTTGCCGCCAGGTACACAGCTGGATTTGCTTACCCGGCAGGAAGTAGCTGCTATACCACAGCACCTGCATTTATTTAACAGGGTGTTTGCTATTGGGGGTGGCAGGGTGTTTAAGCGACAGTTTTTATATGCCATTTTTTTACTGCCCCGCCTGATGCTGCGCCGTTATGATGTGGTGTTGGATTTACAAAACAACAAGCTAAGCCGTATGGTAAGGCTCGTATTGCGGCCCCGGGCCTGGACAGAGTTTGACAGGCTATCGCCTATATCGGCAGGGCTGCGAAATCAGAACACCATTGCAGCGGTAGGGTTAGGTAACCATGCTGCTGCGTTTCATTTGTGTTTACGTGAGCCCGTGGATACCGCAGGTTTATTACGCCGTAACGGATGGGATGGCGTTTCGGGGCTGGTAGTGTTGAACCCCGCAGGTGCTTTTGCTACGCGCCATTGGCCGGTGGAGAATTATGTTTCTTTTGCCCGGCAATGGTTACAACATTTTCCACAAACTCAATTCCTGGTAATAGGGGTGCCATTGGTGGCTGAGAAGGCTACTTTTTTTCAACGGCAACTGGGTGGGCGGTTGATTAACCTGGTATCGAAAACTACGCCGGTTGAAGCATTTGCTTTGTTGCAGCAGGTGAGGCTGACGTTAACAGAAGATTCGGGACTGATGCATATGTCGTGGGTACAAGGAATTGCTACGCTGGCTTTGTTTGGCTCCACCCGAAGTGATTGGTCGGCCCCATTAGGCAGGCATAGCCTGTTGTTGCATTCCGGCGATTTGCCTTGTGGCAGTTGCATGCGGGAGCAATGCCTGCATGGCAATACGCCCTGCCTTACCCGTTATACTCCTGAACAGGTGCTGGCGGCGGCACTGGCGCTGGTGGCTGCTGCAACAGCAGGCGCATAA
- a CDS encoding glycosyltransferase family 4 protein, protein MYNGKTIVILSPAFPANEADSVWVPSKQLFVKMLQRQNPQSRIIVLAFNYPHHTHTYQWHGATVIPFAMMPHSKLQRWRRWAKVWFTLQQLHRQHTIAGIISFWCGECALIGSYFGKWKHIPHRCWVSGQDARAGNYLVKWIRPQPEELVPISDFLVDEFEKHHAIRPRYMVPIGIDPEAFPSMPAKRDIDILGAGSLIPLKRYDLFIHLIKNLSCTFPHIKAVICGGGAEYDALQQLIQSLQLQQHITLLGEQSHATVLQLMHRSKILLHTSSYEGFGNVLLESLYAGCRVASFVQPVYQKVTNWHIATDETHMQDILHQLLQQTPAIYERVLVYRMEDNVKAFMRLLLQQPPAPVPPPAPVQEYNG, encoded by the coding sequence ATGTATAACGGCAAAACCATAGTAATACTATCCCCTGCCTTTCCTGCCAACGAAGCAGATAGCGTTTGGGTACCTTCGAAGCAGTTGTTCGTTAAAATGCTGCAACGCCAAAATCCGCAAAGCCGCATTATAGTACTGGCATTTAATTACCCGCATCATACACACACCTATCAATGGCATGGGGCAACCGTTATTCCCTTTGCTATGATGCCGCATAGCAAACTGCAACGATGGCGTCGCTGGGCAAAAGTGTGGTTTACTCTACAACAACTGCACCGGCAGCACACCATAGCAGGTATTATCAGTTTTTGGTGTGGCGAGTGTGCGCTGATAGGCAGCTACTTTGGCAAATGGAAACATATACCACACCGCTGCTGGGTATCGGGGCAGGATGCCCGCGCAGGCAATTACCTGGTAAAATGGATCAGGCCACAACCAGAGGAACTGGTACCCATATCCGACTTCCTGGTAGATGAATTTGAAAAGCACCATGCCATACGGCCACGTTATATGGTGCCTATTGGCATTGATCCGGAAGCATTTCCTTCCATGCCTGCCAAACGGGATATTGACATACTGGGTGCAGGCTCGCTCATTCCCCTGAAACGTTACGATCTGTTTATACATCTGATCAAAAACCTGTCCTGCACCTTTCCGCATATTAAAGCAGTGATCTGTGGTGGCGGGGCTGAATACGATGCCTTGCAGCAGTTGATTCAATCCCTACAACTGCAACAGCATATCACCCTGCTGGGCGAGCAATCGCACGCTACAGTGCTGCAACTCATGCACCGCAGCAAAATACTATTGCACACCTCCTCTTATGAAGGCTTTGGAAACGTGTTGCTGGAATCGCTGTATGCAGGTTGCCGCGTAGCCAGTTTTGTACAGCCCGTGTATCAAAAAGTTACCAACTGGCATATTGCCACCGACGAAACGCACATGCAGGATATCCTGCACCAGCTGCTGCAACAAACTCCCGCCATATACGAAAGAGTATTGGTATACCGTATGGAAGACAATGTAAAAGCTTTTATGCGCCTGCTGTTGCAGCAGCCACCAGCGCCAGTGCCGCCGCCAGCACCTGTTCAGGAGTATAACGGGTAA